GCTCTTTTCAAGGGAGCAGGGCGAAATCATGGTGGTGGTGGTGGTGGGTCTTTATCTGATTTCGACCATTGCGCACCTGTATTCGCTTTTCACCCAGCGGAGGACTCTCTACAACCTCGGGATCGGAACGCTGCTGCTGGGCTTTGCCCTCCACTCGGTGAAGCTGGGGAGCGTTTTTCTCTCGGGCGTGGAACTGGGGTGGGGAAGGTGGCTGAGCACCCTGGGCTGGGCGATCCTCTTTTTGTATGTACTCGTCTACTTCCGGTACAGGGATATCGCGTTGGGCGGCTTCGCCGTGCCGGCGGGTTTTCTCTTCGAGGGCTATGCGTCTGCCTTTCCCGGCGCCTGGGGAGCGGGCTCTCCCGAGGTGCAGGGTTATCTCCTGGCGGGACACGCGGTCCTGGCGATGCTCAGCGCCGGAGCCTTTTTCCTGCTCTTTGTTGCGGCATGGATGTACATCGTCCAGTCCCGGGAGCTGAAAT
The DNA window shown above is from bacterium and carries:
- the ccsA gene encoding cytochrome c biogenesis protein CcsA produces the protein MGAGAFVPFGLPWRGLFSREQGEIMVVVVVGLYLISTIAHLYSLFTQRRTLYNLGIGTLLLGFALHSVKLGSVFLSGVELGWGRWLSTLGWAILFLYVLVYFRYRDIALGGFAVPAGFLFEGYASAFPGAWGAGSPEVQGYLLAGHAVLAMLSAGAFFLLFVAAWMYIVQSRELKSKRPGIWLQRLPSLDVLDDLNHKTLYFGFTFLTTSLLLGSMWAKSTHGTYWSLDPAKTLPLVVVWFGYGILLVCRATRSWKGVRSAVFSIVAFLAVVFAMVGHL